A portion of the Flavobacterium limnophilum genome contains these proteins:
- a CDS encoding T9SS C-terminal target domain-containing protein yields MKKAILFFLLCITSTYSQISGCTDSLAKNFTPNATENNGSCVYASARIKAATSQKLSDSLVETSGLMAFDNLLWTHNDDHDTTIYGLDSNGKIQKKIKLEKVKNNDWEEISQDSSYIYIGDFGNNFQGNRNDLHILRIEKKSFLLNNPVIDTISFSYSNQTDFSIQKSNSTNFDCEAFVVSQDSIYLFSKQWSQNKTTVYVLPKTPGSHIAQQKATLNVQGLITGATAFDSGKAIFLCGYTKTLHPFLYLISDLKNFNFSMANQRRIKLSMPFHQTEGIATKDGKLFYLTNESFVRKPIANTPQQIHTFDLSSYLKP; encoded by the coding sequence ATGAAAAAAGCAATCCTGTTTTTCCTGCTTTGTATTACCTCAACTTACAGTCAAATTTCGGGCTGTACGGATTCGCTTGCCAAAAATTTCACCCCAAATGCAACTGAAAACAATGGAAGTTGTGTCTATGCTTCCGCCAGAATCAAAGCGGCAACTTCCCAGAAATTAAGCGATTCTTTAGTGGAAACTTCAGGTTTGATGGCTTTCGACAATCTATTGTGGACACACAACGACGACCACGACACCACGATTTATGGATTGGATTCGAACGGAAAAATTCAAAAAAAAATCAAACTCGAAAAAGTAAAAAACAACGACTGGGAAGAAATTTCGCAAGACAGCAGTTACATTTATATTGGCGATTTTGGGAATAATTTTCAAGGCAACCGAAACGATTTGCATATTCTGAGAATCGAAAAAAAATCTTTCTTGTTGAACAATCCCGTGATAGACACCATTTCCTTTTCGTATTCCAATCAAACGGATTTTAGCATACAAAAATCAAATTCGACCAATTTTGACTGCGAGGCTTTTGTCGTTTCCCAAGACAGCATTTATTTGTTTAGCAAACAATGGAGCCAAAACAAAACCACTGTTTATGTGTTGCCCAAAACTCCTGGAAGCCATATTGCCCAACAAAAAGCAACCCTGAATGTGCAAGGATTAATTACTGGCGCAACGGCATTCGATTCTGGAAAAGCAATTTTTCTTTGTGGTTATACCAAAACCTTGCATCCGTTTTTATACTTAATATCCGATTTGAAAAACTTCAATTTCTCGATGGCCAACCAACGAAGAATCAAGCTTTCAATGCCTTTTCATCAAACAGAAGGAATCGCAACCAAAGATGGAAAGCTGTTTTATTTGACCAATGAATCTTTCGTTAGAAAACCCATTGCCAATACTCCACAACAAATACATACGTTTGATTTGAGTTCTTATTTGAAACCTTAA
- a CDS encoding 3-oxoacyl-ACP synthase III family protein yields MFHSKIAGLGYYVPSNIVTNDDLSKIMDTNDEWIQERTGIQERRHIRPGEDTTTTMGVKAAKIAIERSGVAKEDIDFIIFATLSPDYYFPGPGVLVQRDLGLRTVGALDIRNQCSGFVYAISVADQYIKTGMYKNILVIGSEVQSTGLDMTDRGRSVSVIFGDGAGAAVLSREEDESKGILSTHLHSEGQHAEELIVKAPGMGGRWVTDILSDHNPDDESYFPYMNGQFVFKNAVVRFAEVINEGLEANNLEVSDINMLIPHQANLRISQFIQKKFGLNDDQVFSNIQKYGNTTAASIPIALTEAWEQGKIKSGDLVVLAAFGSGFTWGSVIIRW; encoded by the coding sequence ATGTTTCATTCAAAAATAGCGGGATTAGGATATTACGTTCCTTCAAATATTGTCACCAATGACGATTTGTCCAAAATAATGGATACCAATGACGAATGGATTCAGGAAAGAACCGGAATACAGGAGCGAAGACACATCAGACCGGGCGAAGACACCACGACAACAATGGGAGTGAAAGCGGCTAAAATAGCCATTGAACGTTCTGGTGTTGCCAAAGAAGACATCGATTTCATCATTTTTGCCACATTGAGTCCCGATTATTATTTTCCTGGGCCAGGAGTTTTGGTACAACGAGATTTGGGTCTTAGAACCGTTGGAGCATTAGATATCCGGAATCAATGTTCCGGTTTTGTGTATGCGATTTCGGTTGCCGACCAATACATCAAAACGGGAATGTACAAAAATATTTTGGTCATTGGTTCCGAAGTGCAATCGACGGGATTGGACATGACCGATCGTGGTCGCAGTGTTTCGGTGATTTTTGGTGATGGAGCTGGAGCAGCCGTTTTGAGCAGGGAAGAAGACGAATCGAAAGGAATTTTGTCCACACATTTGCATTCCGAAGGGCAACACGCCGAAGAATTAATTGTAAAAGCACCCGGAATGGGAGGGCGCTGGGTTACCGATATTCTGTCAGACCATAATCCGGATGACGAAAGTTATTTTCCCTATATGAACGGTCAATTTGTGTTCAAAAATGCCGTAGTTCGTTTTGCCGAAGTTATCAACGAAGGCTTGGAAGCCAATAATTTAGAGGTTTCGGATATCAATATGTTGATTCCACATCAGGCTAATTTGAGGATTTCCCAATTCATTCAAAAGAAATTCGGCTTGAATGACGACCAAGTTTTTAGCAACATCCAAAAATATGGAAACACGACCGCAGCCTCGATTCCGATTGCCTTGACCGAAGCTTGGGAGCAAGGGAAAATCAAGTCGGGCGACCTAGTGGTTTTGGCCGCTTTTGGCAGTGGATTTACTTGGGGAAGCGTTATTATTAGGTGGTAA